CTGCTGAATTGGAGCTTGTTTTCAGCCAACTGGATCGGACAGACCCGCGACGCCTGCCTCCCGCCGCAGGGCAATCCGGATGGGGCCTGCTGGGTGTTCATCCGGGTGCGCTTCGATCTGCTGATGTACGGTTTTTATCCTATTGGCGAACGCTGGCGGGTGGATTTCACCCTGTTGCTGCTGATCGGCCTGGGTGGCCCGCTGATTCTGTCCACATTGCTTCCGTTCCGGAAACGGATCAACAAGATCCTGCTGCTTTTTCTGCCGCTTGGCATCGTGGGCTTCAGCCTGTTTTCCTACGGCATGTTCGCGGGCTTGGCCGCCGCGGCCCTGCTCATGGCTCCGGAAGTGTTGGGTCGGATTTTCAGAAAAAAAATCCTGCCGCCCACCATGGCGCCCCGGCTGCGCCAGACGCTTTTTATCGCCGTACCGCTCCTGGTCTGGTATCTAGCTGGCCAGGCCCTGGAAAGCATTGATCCGGGAGGGGCCGGTCCCCTGGCACTGATCGCCGGGGCCTTGATGTTTCTTTTTTTCGCCCTGTCCGGTCAATCCACCGTGACCTGGCGTTTCTACCTGCTTTTCACCATCTATCCCTGCGTGGCCTATATTCTCCTTCTGGGAGGCGGCGTGGGTCTGCCTCTGGTGGAGACGGACAGGTGGGGGGGCATGTTCCTGACCCTGGTCATCGCCGGAATCGGCATTGCCGTGTCCCTGCCCGTGGGCATTCTTCTGGCTTTAGGCCGGCGCAGCCAGATGCCGGTGATCAAGGCCCTTTGTGTCAGCTTTATCGAATTCGTGCGTGGCGTTCCGCTGATCTCGGTCCTGTTCATGGTTTCCGTGATGTTGCCCCTGACTCTGCCCCAGGGCGTGCATTTCGATAAACTGTTGCGCGCTCTGATCGGTGTGTCACTGTTCTATGCCGCCTACATGGCCGAAGTGGTGCGCGGCGGTTTGCAGGCCATCCCCAAGGGCCAGTATGAGGCGGCCGAAGCCCTGGGTCTAGGCTACTGGCAATCCATGCGCCTAGTGATTCTGCCCCAGGCCTTGCGCCTGGTCATTCCGGGCATCACCAACACCTTCCTGGGACTGCTCAAGGATACGACCCTGGTAGCGGTGATCAACCTGATGGACATCCTGGGCATTCTCAAGAGTGCCCTGGCGGACAGCAACTGGCTGGGCTACACCAAGGAGGCCTATGTCTTCGCCGGCGTGGCCTTCTGGATTCTCTGCTTCAGTCTGTCACG
This DNA window, taken from Desulfonatronum thiosulfatophilum, encodes the following:
- a CDS encoding amino acid ABC transporter permease, with product MKTTRHPDLPPPLSEVGVLGWMRKNLFSSWLNSLMTLAAAALLLVTLPPLLNWSLFSANWIGQTRDACLPPQGNPDGACWVFIRVRFDLLMYGFYPIGERWRVDFTLLLLIGLGGPLILSTLLPFRKRINKILLLFLPLGIVGFSLFSYGMFAGLAAAALLMAPEVLGRIFRKKILPPTMAPRLRQTLFIAVPLLVWYLAGQALESIDPGGAGPLALIAGALMFLFFALSGQSTVTWRFYLLFTIYPCVAYILLLGGGVGLPLVETDRWGGMFLTLVIAGIGIAVSLPVGILLALGRRSQMPVIKALCVSFIEFVRGVPLISVLFMVSVMLPLTLPQGVHFDKLLRALIGVSLFYAAYMAEVVRGGLQAIPKGQYEAAEALGLGYWQSMRLVILPQALRLVIPGITNTFLGLLKDTTLVAVINLMDILGILKSALADSNWLGYTKEAYVFAGVAFWILCFSLSRYSQHLEKLLRPGRS